In Paenibacillus sonchi, a single genomic region encodes these proteins:
- the rplN gene encoding 50S ribosomal protein L14 — protein MIQPFTRLHVADNSGAKELMCIRVLGGTGRRTAAIGDLIVCSVKQATPGGVVKKGDVVKAVVVRTKRSVRRKDGSYISFDENAAVVVKDDRSPRGTRIFGPVARELRDKDYMKIVSLAPEVI, from the coding sequence ATGATTCAACCATTTACACGTTTGCATGTGGCTGACAACTCTGGTGCGAAGGAACTGATGTGTATCCGCGTACTGGGTGGTACTGGACGCCGTACAGCAGCAATCGGTGATCTGATCGTTTGTTCCGTTAAACAAGCAACACCAGGCGGCGTTGTCAAAAAGGGTGATGTTGTTAAAGCGGTAGTTGTACGTACCAAACGTTCGGTTCGCCGTAAAGATGGATCTTACATTTCATTCGATGAAAACGCAGCTGTTGTTGTTAAAGACGACAGAAGCCCGCGCGGAACACGTATCTTCGGACCAGTTGCTCGCGAACTTCGCGATAAAGACTACATGAAGATCGTTTCCTTGGCACCGGAAGTAATCTAA
- the rpsQ gene encoding 30S ribosomal protein S17, with the protein MSEERNARKVLIGKVVSDKMDKTIVIAVETYKKHNLYHKRIKSTKKFKAHDEENVAKIGDIVKVMETRPLSKDKRWRLVEVVEAAVII; encoded by the coding sequence ATGAGCGAAGAACGTAATGCACGTAAAGTGCTGATCGGTAAAGTAGTCAGCGACAAAATGGATAAAACCATCGTAATTGCTGTTGAAACCTATAAAAAGCACAATTTGTACCACAAACGCATCAAGTCCACGAAGAAATTCAAGGCACATGATGAAGAAAATGTTGCAAAAATCGGTGATATCGTGAAAGTCATGGAAACTCGTCCATTGTCTAAGGACAAACGCTGGAGACTGGTTGAAGTGGTAGAAGCAGCGGTTATCATCTAA
- the rpmC gene encoding 50S ribosomal protein L29 — MKANELRNLTTAEIEQKIAGFKEELFNLRFQLATGQLDNPTRIRDVRKEIARAKTVIHQRVLGIS; from the coding sequence ATGAAAGCTAATGAACTTCGCAACTTAACCACTGCCGAGATTGAACAGAAGATCGCTGGCTTTAAAGAAGAACTCTTCAATCTCCGTTTTCAATTGGCAACTGGCCAACTGGATAACCCGACTCGGATTCGTGATGTGCGCAAGGAAATAGCTCGTGCTAAAACCGTTATCCATCAAAGAGTACTTGGGATCAGTTAA
- the rplP gene encoding 50S ribosomal protein L16 yields the protein MLVPKRVKHRKQQRGHMKGMAKGGTELNFGEFGLQALEPSWITNRQIEAARIAMTRYIKRGGQVWIKIFPDKPITQKPLEVRMGSGKGNVEKWVAVVKPGKIMFELGGVSEEIAREAMRLAAHKLPVKTKFVKREELGGEANES from the coding sequence ATGTTGGTACCAAAACGCGTTAAACACCGCAAGCAACAACGCGGTCACATGAAGGGTATGGCAAAAGGCGGTACTGAACTTAACTTCGGTGAATTCGGTCTGCAGGCTCTGGAGCCTTCTTGGATTACTAACCGTCAGATTGAAGCTGCACGTATCGCAATGACACGTTACATCAAACGTGGCGGTCAGGTTTGGATCAAGATTTTCCCAGATAAGCCTATTACTCAGAAGCCTCTTGAGGTTCGTATGGGTAGTGGTAAAGGTAACGTTGAGAAATGGGTAGCTGTAGTTAAACCGGGCAAGATTATGTTCGAACTCGGAGGCGTGTCGGAAGAAATCGCTCGTGAAGCGATGCGTCTTGCCGCTCACAAGCTGCCTGTAAAGACTAAGTTTGTGAAACGTGAAGAATTGGGTGGTGAAGCAAATGAAAGCTAA
- the rplV gene encoding 50S ribosomal protein L22 gives MEAKAHARSVRISARKAKLVVDLIRGKQVGEAIAILRHTPKSASPVVEKLLNSAIANAEHNYSMDVNSLFVSEVFVNQGPTMKRFRPRAMGRASRINKRTSHITLVVSEK, from the coding sequence ATGGAAGCAAAAGCACATGCAAGATCGGTGCGGATTTCCGCTCGCAAAGCGAAACTGGTTGTTGACTTGATTCGCGGCAAGCAAGTGGGGGAAGCAATTGCAATTCTTCGCCACACTCCAAAATCCGCTTCTCCGGTAGTGGAGAAACTGCTTAACTCGGCAATTGCCAATGCTGAGCATAACTATTCTATGGACGTGAACAGTTTGTTCGTTAGCGAAGTTTTCGTTAACCAGGGTCCTACTATGAAACGTTTCCGTCCACGCGCCATGGGCCGTGCAAGCCGGATCAATAAACGTACCAGCCACATTACTTTGGTGGTATCTGAGAAATAA